The Rufibacter sp. DG15C region GCCTGCTGCAACAACGTCCCGAAGTCTGATTTGTCAAAGCCCGTGATGTAGGCGGTGTTAGGGCCAAACTTGGAGCCTTTGCCGATCATCTCAATGTTGAACATGGCCACAATCTCGTCTGGGTTCAACTGCTTGGAGAAGTGCTGCGACCCGAAGCCGCCAATCTCCTCGGCGGTGAAGGCCACAAAAATAAGGGTGCGCTCAGGCTTGCCTTGTTTCTTGAAGTGCTTGGCCAGGGTAATCACGGCGGTGGTGCCAGAAGCGTCGTCATCGGCGCCGTTGGCAATAGAGTCCCCGGCTACGGGTTTGCTAATGCCAATATGGTCATAATGGCCAGAGAAGACCACGTACTCGTTGGCGCGCTTGCCAGGGATCATGCCGGCCACGTTGGCCAGTGACATCTCATTGACCTTGTTCTTGATTTCAATGTCAAAAGAAGAAATCTGGGCCTTGTCTGTAAGCACGAAAATCAAGGTAGGGCCTTTTCCTAGCTCTGCCACCGGCGACGCTTGCTTAAAGAAACCGGCGTAGCGGTTGAACATCTCCTGGTGCTTAGGGTGTACCAGAATCATGGCGTCTTTGGTAGAACGGCGCGCCTTGTTAATGGCGGCTCTAAAATCATCGGCCTCGCCAATCACAATGGGCTGGGGGGCTTTGTCTTCCCACTCAATCTTCTGGTGCGTGGTGCTGTAAAAGAAGGCCTCTGGCTTTACCTGGGTGCCGTCAATCTCAATGTCTGCTTTCTCAGAAGTGAGCGTGTACATCTTAAACTCCTGCTTGTAGTCCGTGTCACCGGCCAGAGGAGTGAGGCCAATGCTCTTGAATTCAGCAGAGATAAAATCAGCGGCTTTTTCTATGCCGGGCGTAAAGGTCTTGCGGCCCATCATGTCATCATGGGCCAGGGTCTTGATGATGCGCTCTACGTCTTTCTGGACAATGTGCTTCTGCGCGAAGGCACTGCCCAGGGGCAGCAAGGCCAGACACAAGGCGAAGGTTTTCTTTGAGGTCATAGTTGGTGTGTATGCTGAAATTTGGTAACCTAAGTTTAGGCTTTTTTTCTGAAAAACAGGCCAAAAACGATTTACTCTTGTTCCTCTGGAGGCGTGGGCCGGTGTTCTTCCTGGGCAATAGCGTCTTCTTCACCCTTCACCTCAATGCTTCTATCCTCCAGCACGTCTTCTATGTAGAGCATTTTCACCAGCACCATGATGACCGCCACCATGGGCACAGCCAGGAGCAGACCCCACGGCCCGGCAATAATGCCCATCAAGACCTGGCCCATGATGGTGAGCACCGGCGGCAGGTCAATGATGTGTTTCTGGACCAGCGGTGTGAGCACGTAACCTTCCAGGCTTTGAATGGCGATGAAGAAAATCACCACCGTCAGGGCTTTGTTAGGGTCTTCTACCAAGGCTAGCAAAATGGCGGGCGCGCTGGCTATGAACGGACCAATGTTGGGCACAAACTCCAGCAATCCGGCAAACACGCCCAACAACAAGGCCAGCGGTACGCCAATGATCATCAAGCCAATAGAAGTAAGGGTACCAATCACCAGCATGGCCAGCAAGGTGCCTTTGAGCCAGCCCCAGAGCGTGAACCGCAATACGTGCACCACCTCACGCGCCCGCGGCCTGTGGGCTTTGGGAACCAGCCGTACAATACCACTCGCTGACTCCTGCGGTGAGGACGCCAGGTAAATACCAATCACCAGCACAATCAAGACGTTAGCCAGCGCACCCAAGGAAGAAGAGAACAAGGCGATGGCATTTTTAAACGAGGCGCCTTTGCTGTTCATCAACTCTTCCTGCGTGGGCAGCTGCCTGATGATCTGGTCGCCCATGGGCAGGGTTTTTACCTTGGCTTCTAGTTTCTGCAAAACGTCTGGCAGCTTCTCTCTCAATTCTTGCCCCTGTTCGGCAAGGCTAGGCCCTAGTGCCATGAACGCGCCAGCCGCCAGTCCCACTATCAGCAAACAAACTAAACCCAGCGCCCAGTGGTAGTGCATTCTGGTTTTCCGGTGGAGCCAACTGCTTAAGCCGTGCAGCAAAATGCCAAACAGGACCGCCGCAAAAAACACCAGCAGCACATGGAATGCTATCTTCATGACGGTATGTAAAACCACCAGCAGAATGACCACCAAGGCGGTGAGCAACAACTTGTGTACAAAAGAGACAGAGGCTTTGTCTGAGGGCGAAGTAGGGGTGTCTTGCAGCATACTGTTAAATAGGTATATATTGTTTTTGCCCTATTTTACGGAAAGTAGCTTAAAAACGATGACGTGTATTTTTGCCGGCCAGCAAGGCGTTAAAGGATTCCAAGCTGAAATATAATTTTTGAAAAAATATGGGTTAAATCATAAAGGAACGCAACCATTCAGGCGGTTTCACGATAAAATAGATTCGGTTGCCCGCAAGGGAAGCCAATGATAGAACGAAATTTTTAGTACCACTTAACTTACTTTAATACTATGGAAAACAGAACCAACCAAGCAGGACAACAGTCTTCTGCCTCTTCGCAAAATAATCCATCAGCTAGCAACCAAAATACTTCTTCTGCACAGTCAAGAAGCCAAAACGCTTCTGCCAGCAGCCAGCAGCAGGGACAACCTAGCTATACTTCACAGAGCCAAAGCCAACAGAGCCCTAGCGCACAGCAGCAAAGCCAGTTCAGCGGCCGTGGCCAGCAGCAGGACCGTCAGCAGCAAGACCGTCAAGGTCAGCAGAGCAGCGGCATCTTGGGCAGCATCACCAGCTCATTAAGCAACATCCAGGTGCCACAGGCCGTGAAAGACTTCGGTTCTACTGTGTCACGTTCTTACGGTGGCCTAACCACTACTCAAAAAGTAGTAGGCGGTGCAGCCTTAGCCTTAGGCGCCAGCTACTGGGCAGCCAAGTCTAGCGGATGGGTTGGCCAAGGAAAAGCCAATAAGAACCGCAACAAGTCAGGAAGATAAGCAGAAACGCTTTTTCCTGTAAACAAAGAAGCCGGACACGCATTGTGTCCGGCTTCTTTGTTTTAGTATGGGGTGATGAGGAGAATTACCTTCCGCCAGATCTGCGGCCACCGCCACCAGAACCAGAGCGTCTGTCTCTGTTTCCGCCACCGCCAGAGGCGCTACCGCCGCCCGCTGCACTTCCACCACTACCTGATGGCTTTGGCTTGCGTGAGGACTGTGGTCTGCCCGCCTGCGGTTGTCTGAAGCCTCGGTTACCACCGCCGCCGTTGCCGGCTTTGGCAATTTTGTCCGTAGACTTTCCGCCAGTCAAGGGGAGCTTCTTGTAATCAATGTGGAACGGGTGCTCTTCATCAATCTCAATGGTCTGCTTGGTCAGGCGCTCAATGTCGCGTAGGTATGGCAGCTCAGTGTCATCACAGAAAGAAAGGGCCAACCCTTCGGCGCCCGCTCTGCCTGTACGGCCAATGCGGTGCACGTAGGTTTCGGGCTCATTGGGCAGGTCAATGTTGATCACGTGCGTCAGGTCATCCACGTCAATACCGCGGGCGGCAATGTCTGTGGCTACCAGGGCGCGCAGCTCGTTGTTCTTGAACTGGGTCAGGGCTTTTACTCTTGTGCTCTGGGCTTTGTCACCGTGAATGGCTTGCGCCGAGATGCCGGCTTTGGCCAAGTCCTTGGCAATTCTATCGGCGCCGTGTTTGGTGCGGGAGAATACCAGGGCACGGGAGATATCACCGGTCTCCAGTAAATGTCTTAACAAAGCACGCTTGGCGGTCTTATCCACGAAGTACACTTTCTGGGCAATCTTCTCAGCGGTACTGGAAACGGGCGTCACTTCTACATACACCGGGTCCCGCAGTACGCTGCTAGACAGCTTCTGGATTTCCTGGGGCATGGTAGCCGAGAACAACAGCGTCTGGCGCTTGGCCGGGATCTGGGCAATCACTTTGCGCACGTCATGGATAAAGCCCATGTCTAGCATGCGGTCAGCCTCGTCTAAGATAAACGTTTCCAGGTGCTTAATGGAAAGCAGGCCCTGGTTCATTAAATCTAACAGACGGCCGGGAGTGGCTACGACTATGTCAACACCTCTCCGGATTTGTTCTACCTGCGGGGTCTGGCCCACGCCGCCAAAAATCACGGTGTGCTTAATATTGGTATACCGGCCGTAGGCGGCAATGCTCTCGCCAATTTGCAAGGCCAGCTCACGCGTAGGCGTCAGGATCAAGGCTCTGATGGCTTTGGCTGGGTGCGCCGGTCCTGCTTCGTGCAAACGCTGCAACAACGGCAAGCTGAAGGCGGCAGTTTTACCGGTTCCGGTTTGGGCGCAGCCTAAGATGTCATCTCCGTTCAAGATAGGCGGGATGGCTT contains the following coding sequences:
- a CDS encoding M20/M25/M40 family metallo-hydrolase, whose translation is MTSKKTFALCLALLPLGSAFAQKHIVQKDVERIIKTLAHDDMMGRKTFTPGIEKAADFISAEFKSIGLTPLAGDTDYKQEFKMYTLTSEKADIEIDGTQVKPEAFFYSTTHQKIEWEDKAPQPIVIGEADDFRAAINKARRSTKDAMILVHPKHQEMFNRYAGFFKQASPVAELGKGPTLIFVLTDKAQISSFDIEIKNKVNEMSLANVAGMIPGKRANEYVVFSGHYDHIGISKPVAGDSIANGADDDASGTTAVITLAKHFKKQGKPERTLIFVAFTAEEIGGFGSQHFSKQLNPDEIVAMFNIEMIGKGSKFGPNTAYITGFDKSDFGTLLQQAVKGTAYSFHPDPYPKENLFYRSDNATLARLGVPAHTISSVQIDQDKLYHSVDDEVESLDLAHMTNMIKAVALGAKDFVAGKKTPKRVDKAQVQ
- a CDS encoding DEAD/DEAH box helicase, coding for MTFSDLNLIEPLLQALHEEGYTHPTPIQEQAIPPILNGDDILGCAQTGTGKTAAFSLPLLQRLHEAGPAHPAKAIRALILTPTRELALQIGESIAAYGRYTNIKHTVIFGGVGQTPQVEQIRRGVDIVVATPGRLLDLMNQGLLSIKHLETFILDEADRMLDMGFIHDVRKVIAQIPAKRQTLLFSATMPQEIQKLSSSVLRDPVYVEVTPVSSTAEKIAQKVYFVDKTAKRALLRHLLETGDISRALVFSRTKHGADRIAKDLAKAGISAQAIHGDKAQSTRVKALTQFKNNELRALVATDIAARGIDVDDLTHVINIDLPNEPETYVHRIGRTGRAGAEGLALSFCDDTELPYLRDIERLTKQTIEIDEEHPFHIDYKKLPLTGGKSTDKIAKAGNGGGGNRGFRQPQAGRPQSSRKPKPSGSGGSAAGGGSASGGGGNRDRRSGSGGGGRRSGGR
- a CDS encoding AI-2E family transporter, which encodes MLQDTPTSPSDKASVSFVHKLLLTALVVILLVVLHTVMKIAFHVLLVFFAAVLFGILLHGLSSWLHRKTRMHYHWALGLVCLLIVGLAAGAFMALGPSLAEQGQELREKLPDVLQKLEAKVKTLPMGDQIIRQLPTQEELMNSKGASFKNAIALFSSSLGALANVLIVLVIGIYLASSPQESASGIVRLVPKAHRPRAREVVHVLRFTLWGWLKGTLLAMLVIGTLTSIGLMIIGVPLALLLGVFAGLLEFVPNIGPFIASAPAILLALVEDPNKALTVVIFFIAIQSLEGYVLTPLVQKHIIDLPPVLTIMGQVLMGIIAGPWGLLLAVPMVAVIMVLVKMLYIEDVLEDRSIEVKGEEDAIAQEEHRPTPPEEQE